The following proteins are encoded in a genomic region of Bernardetia sp. MNP-M8:
- a CDS encoding FKBP-type peptidyl-prolyl cis-trans isomerase, which yields MKLSKYITISLLLLFIGGALFSSCKKDENNETLTNNPSNPLVQDSILQVYFTENNITPQKTQSGLYYVLDEQGTPIQNGERVTVNYEGKLLSGAIFDSSFGRQPFTFTVGGGVIDGWNEGVPLIGKGGKGTLYLPSHLGYGARGAGSDIPPYAILVFRIEVFN from the coding sequence ATGAAATTATCAAAGTATATTACAATAAGCCTTTTATTGCTTTTCATTGGAGGTGCTTTATTTTCTTCTTGTAAAAAAGATGAAAATAATGAAACACTAACTAATAATCCATCAAATCCATTAGTACAAGATAGTATTCTTCAAGTTTATTTTACTGAAAATAATATTACTCCTCAAAAAACACAATCAGGTTTGTATTATGTTCTTGATGAACAGGGAACACCTATTCAAAACGGAGAAAGAGTTACAGTAAACTATGAAGGAAAACTATTATCAGGAGCTATATTTGATTCTTCTTTTGGTAGACAACCATTTACTTTTACCGTTGGAGGTGGTGTTATAGATGGTTGGAATGAAGGTGTACCTCTCATTGGAAAAGGAGGAAAGGGAACATTATACCTTCCTTCCCATTTAGGATATGGAGCTAGAGGAGCAGGTTCAGATATTCCACCCTATGCTATATTAGTTTTTAGAATCGAAGTATTCAATTAA